The Streptomyces sp. NBC_00459 DNA segment TTCTTCAGCAGGCCCTCGTGGTGGGCGAAGCCCAGCACCCAGCAGCCGCCGTACACCGCGAAGTCGGTCACCGCGTTGCCCGTCTCACCGGGGATGGTGACAACTCCCGTACCGACGATCGCCGTCAGGGCCAGTGGGGCGAGCAGTGTCGGCCACGGGAACCGGCGGAACGCCCACAGCAGCAGCGGCGACGCGATCACGAACCACAGATAGGCCCGCAGGTACCAGAGGGGGCCCGCGGCCTGGACCGCCCAGGTGTTCTCCAGGAGTCCGGACTGGGAGCCGATGCTCCACGGGTAGGGCGGGGCGCCGATCGGGATGAGGTAGTTCAGCAGTTCGACCAGGCCCCAGGTGCCGCCGTGGTCGGGGTCCTTCGCCGGGTTCCAGCCGCCGAGGAACATCAGCGCAAGCGCCACCGCGCTGAACGCCCACAGCGGGGGCAGCAGGCGCCGGATCCGGCCCCGGATCACCCCGAGCGCCGGGCGCTTCAGGGAGCGCGCCATCAGGGAGCCGGCCAGCGCGAACATCACGCCCATGGACGGGAACAGCACGGTCAGCCAGGCCCAGCCGAACAGGTGGTACACCACGACCCGGACCAGGGCGATGGTGCGGAGCAGGTCGAGATAGCGGTCACGTCCCGGCTTCTTCGCCGGGGCCTCGGTGACCGCTTCCTCGGGCACCGGCTGCTGCGGCACGCCGTACGGGGGTGTGCCGGTCTCGTCGTACGGCGTCGTGGCCGCCGTATGTCGCTCGGTCATGCCACGGGCCTCCGGTCGGCGCTGCCGCTCGTCCGGGCGGCCGGTACGGCGTCCGGCGCCGACCCGACGACGCCGGTGCGCCGCAGCTTCTGCCAGCGCAGCCGGCCGCCGGTGAGCGCGGTGATCCAGGACTGGAGCAGGACGACGTACATGAGCTGGCGGTACAGGATCTGTTGCAGGGGGAGGGAGATGAGGTGGGTCATCTTCTCTCTGTCGAGGCGGAACGCGTAGGCCGCGCAGATCAGTTGGATGGCGAGGACGCCCAGCCACGCGAAGACGGTCTTCTCCGTCGGGCCGAACACCAGCCCGTACAGAAGGAACACGTCGATCAGGGGGGCCAACAGCGGCGCCACCACCATGAACAGGGACACGAAGGGCAGGCCCACGCGGCCGAAGCGGCCCGACGGGCCCCGTTCGATCACGGAGCGGCGGTGCTTCCAGATCGCCTGCATGGTGCCGTACGACCAGCGGTAGCGCTGGGACCACAGCTGCTGGACGGATTCCGGGGCCTCGGTCCAGGCGCGGGCGTTCTCCGCGTACACGACCCGCCAGCCGTCGCGGTGCAGTGCCATGGTGATGTCGGTGTCCTCGGCGAGCGTGTCGTCGCTCATCCCGCCGACCCGCTTCAGGGCCGACCGGCGGAACGCGCCCACCGCGCCGGGGATCGTCGGCATGCAGCCCAGGACGTCGTACATCCGGCGGTCCAGGTTGAAGCCCATCACGTACTCGATGTGCTGCCAGGCGCCGATCAGGGAGTCCTTGTTGCCGACCTTGGCGTTGCCGGCGACGGCGCCGACGCGCGGGTCGCCGAAGGGCTGGACGAGTTCGCCGACGGTGCCGGGCTCGAAGACCGTGTCGCCGTCCATCATCACGATCAGGTTGTAACGGGCGTTCGCCACACCCCTGTTGAGGGCGGCGGGCTTGCCCGCGTTGAGCTGGCGCACGACGCGTACGTTCGGCAGGCCCATGTTCTCGACGATGCGGGCCGTGCCGTCGCTCGACCCGTCGTCGATGACGAGCACCTCGATGGGATGCTCGCTCCGCATCAGTGAACGCACGGTGGCCTCGATGCACTTGGCCTCGTTGTACGCCGGGACGAGCACCGACACCGGTTCGGTGATCGGCGGGCCCCAGCTGAAGTCGGGGCGCCGGGTGCGGCGGGCGTGGAGGACGGAGAGCAGCAGCATCAGGCCGAACCGGGCGAACACGAGGACACCGATGATCGCGAGGCAGACCACCAGTACGCCGGTGATCCCGTCGGAGGCCCGGACCAGGAAGGTCCACGCCTGGCCCTTCGCCAGTTCGACGCCGGCGACCGGCGTGTGCGCGCTGGGCGCGTCGAGGGCCTCGGTGAGGTTCTGGAACGCGTATCCCCGCTTCTTCATGTCGGGCAGGAAGCGGTCGAGGGCCTCTACGGTCTGGTGGCGGTCGCCGCCGGAGTCGTGCATGAGGACGATCGCGCCCTTGCCGCCCTTGGGGGTGGCCTGGCGGATGATCGCGTCGACGCCCGGCTTGCGCCAGTCCTCGCTGTCCGTGTTGTTGACGACGGTGATGTAGCCGCGCTTGCCGATGTACTCCGTGACCGGCCACGACTTGTTGTCCATGGCGTCGGCGAAGGAGGAGTACGGCGGCCGGAACAGCGAGGTACGGATGCCCGCCGCACCGGCGAGCGCCAGCTGGTTCTGGGACAGCTCCCAGTCGATTCGTTTCTTCGACTGGAAGGAGAGGTCGGGGTGGTTGAAGGTGTGCAGTCCCACCTCGTGGCCCTCGTCGACCATGCGCCGTACGAGTTCCGGGTAGCGCGAGGCCATGGTGCCGGTGACGAAGAAGACCGCGTGCGCGCGGTGCTCCTTGAGGACGTCCAGGACCTTGGGGGTCCACTTCGGGTCCGGGCCGTCGTCGAACGTGAGGACGAGTCGGTGGTCGGGCATCCGCAGGCTGGTGGTCTGGCCGCTTCTGGTGTCGATGACCGGGCCGCCCTCCAGGATCTTCTCCGGCACCCGGTCGGCGGAGGCCTCGGTCTGGATGCGGTGGTCGGCGAGGATTTCGCTGTGCACGTACCCGCGCAGCATCAGCATCGCCATCAGGGCGACCAGGATGAGCGAGGGAAGCAGCAGGCGCATGGGCAGCCGTCGGCGCCGGGCGGCGCCCCCGGCGCCGTTCCGGGCGCCGTGGCGGCGGGTGCGGGATGCCATCAGAGGTGGTTCTCCGGGGACGAGGAGATCAGAACAGGGTCGACAGGGACAGCGGATGTTCTGCTGGGCGGGGTGAGCGGGGCGCCGATGGCGCCGGGGTCACTCGGTGCGGCCGGGCTCGCGGCGGTCGGGGCCGGGTCGCCCGGACCGTCGGCGACCGTGCCGGTGCCACCGTCGGTGGCGGCCGGCGAGCGGGCCGACCGGATGCCGGCGCCGCCATGTGCCATCGGGAGCTCCTACGCCGTCGTGCCGGCCGGCGCCGAGGCGGTGCCCGGGTCGCCGGTGGCGTCCGAGCCGCTCGGTGCGGCCGGGCTCTCGGCGATCGGGGCCGGGTCGCCCGGACCGTCGGCGACCGTGCCGGTGCCACCGTCGGTGGCCGGGGAGGACGACGGCGACGGGTCGGGCGAGGTGGCGACGCTTTCCGACGGGCTCGGCTCCGGCGCGGTGGACACCGACACGGACGGCTCGGGGTCCGGGCCGGGTGTGGTGGTCCCCGGGTCGGGCCTGCCGACGCTGGCCGACGGCCTGGGCGCGACGGACGGACCCGGTTTCGTGGCACTGGGCGAAGCGCCCGGCGAGACGGCGGCGGCCCCCTGAGACGGAGCTACCCCCGCGCTCACGGACGCCCCCGAG contains these protein-coding regions:
- a CDS encoding acyltransferase family protein; the protein is MTERHTAATTPYDETGTPPYGVPQQPVPEEAVTEAPAKKPGRDRYLDLLRTIALVRVVVYHLFGWAWLTVLFPSMGVMFALAGSLMARSLKRPALGVIRGRIRRLLPPLWAFSAVALALMFLGGWNPAKDPDHGGTWGLVELLNYLIPIGAPPYPWSIGSQSGLLENTWAVQAAGPLWYLRAYLWFVIASPLLLWAFRRFPWPTLLAPLALTAIVGTGVVTIPGETGNAVTDFAVYGGCWVLGFAHHEGLLKKVPRYVSVSCAALLMAFGIWWASGHKGPDGWDLNDIPLAQAMWSFGFVVILLQYSPSWQELPGRLAKWDRLVTLSNNRAVTIYLWHNLLIMATVPLIDRLYELPFMTEGMVSALDTTYNLWMFVLVWPLIGLTILALGWIEDVAAKRSPRLWPDGAKRAGGRRRG
- a CDS encoding polysaccharide deacetylase family protein, coding for MASRTRRHGARNGAGGAARRRRLPMRLLLPSLILVALMAMLMLRGYVHSEILADHRIQTEASADRVPEKILEGGPVIDTRSGQTTSLRMPDHRLVLTFDDGPDPKWTPKVLDVLKEHRAHAVFFVTGTMASRYPELVRRMVDEGHEVGLHTFNHPDLSFQSKKRIDWELSQNQLALAGAAGIRTSLFRPPYSSFADAMDNKSWPVTEYIGKRGYITVVNNTDSEDWRKPGVDAIIRQATPKGGKGAIVLMHDSGGDRHQTVEALDRFLPDMKKRGYAFQNLTEALDAPSAHTPVAGVELAKGQAWTFLVRASDGITGVLVVCLAIIGVLVFARFGLMLLLSVLHARRTRRPDFSWGPPITEPVSVLVPAYNEAKCIEATVRSLMRSEHPIEVLVIDDGSSDGTARIVENMGLPNVRVVRQLNAGKPAALNRGVANARYNLIVMMDGDTVFEPGTVGELVQPFGDPRVGAVAGNAKVGNKDSLIGAWQHIEYVMGFNLDRRMYDVLGCMPTIPGAVGAFRRSALKRVGGMSDDTLAEDTDITMALHRDGWRVVYAENARAWTEAPESVQQLWSQRYRWSYGTMQAIWKHRRSVIERGPSGRFGRVGLPFVSLFMVVAPLLAPLIDVFLLYGLVFGPTEKTVFAWLGVLAIQLICAAYAFRLDREKMTHLISLPLQQILYRQLMYVVLLQSWITALTGGRLRWQKLRRTGVVGSAPDAVPAARTSGSADRRPVA